CGAGGACGGCGACACGATCCGGGTGGGCGAGGTGGAGCTCACCGCCCGGCACCTCGTCGGCCACACCCCCGGCTCGATCGCGCTGGTCTACGACGACCCGCACGGGCACCCGCACGTCTTCACCGGTGACTGCCTCTTCCCCGGCGGCGTCGGCAACACCTGGAAGGACCCGGAGGCCTTCGCGAGCCTCCTCCGGGACGTCGAGACCAAGCTCTTCGCCGCCCTGCCGGACGAGACCTGGGTCTACCCCGGCCACGGCAAGGACACCACGCTCGGTGACGAGCGCCCCCACCTCCCGGAGTGGCGCGAGCGCGGCTGGTGAGCCGACCGGTGCCGAAGCGCCCCCGGTGACACCGGGGGCGCCCCCGCGGGGCGCCGGTGCCGCTCCCGTACGCCCCCGTAACCCGGACGGCGGCCGGGTAGTTGGCGGCACATGCACCCCAGTCACGCTCCGTCGCCACCGGCGGCCCGTCCCGGCCCCTCGATGCCCCGGCTCGCCGCCGCCTCGCTCGTCGGCACCGCCATCGAGTTCTTCGACTTCTTCGTCTACGGGACGGCCGCCGCCCTCGTCCTCGGGCCGCTCTTCTTCCCGACCTTCTCCCCGCTCGCCGGGACCCTCGCCGCCTTCGGCACCTTCGCCATCGGCTTCCTCTCCCGCCCCATGGGCTCCGTCCTCTTCGGGCACATCGGGGACCGGCACGGGCGCCGGCCCGTGCTCTTCGCCTCCCTGCTGCTCACCGGCTGCGCCACCGTCGCGGTCGGCTGCGTCCCCACGTACGAGTCGATCGGCGTCGCCGCTCCCCTGCTCCTGCTGGTGCTCCGCTTCCTCCAGGGGCTCGGGCTCGGCGGCGAGTGGGGCGGGGCCGTCCTGCTCACCGCCGAACACGCGCCGCCGCACCGGCGGGCCCTGTGGGCGAGCTTCCCGCAGATCGGCCCGGCGGTCGGCTTCCTGCTCGCGAACGGCGTGATGCTCGCGCTCACCGCCGGGCTGAGCGACGCCGACTTCCGGTCGTGGGGATGGCGGGTGCCGTTCTGGGCGGCGGGGCTGCTCGCCGCCGCCGGGCTGCTGCTGCGCTCCTCGCTCGCGGAGACCCCGCAGTTCGAGGAGCTGTCCGCGTCCGGGCGGCGGGCGAACGCCCCGCTCGCCGAGGTGGCACGCGACCACTGGCGGCTCGTCCTGCTGACCGCCGGCGCCCTCGCCGTGGGGTACGCGATCTTCTACACGGTCTCCACCTGGGCGCTGGCCTACGGCACCGAGAAGCTCGGGGTGAGCAGCACGGTGATGCTCATCTGCGTGATGGCGGCGGTGGCCGTGAAGGGCGCGGCGACGCCGTTCCTGGCCCTGCTGGGCGACCGCTGGGGGCGCAGGCCGCTCTGCCTGGCGGGGTGCGCGGGGGCGGCGCTGTGGATGTTCCCGTTGGTGGCACTGCTGCACACCCGGCAGCCGCTGCTGATGTTCCTGGGCTTCCTGGGGGCGCTGCTCGCCTTCATCACCATGTTCGCGGTGGTCGCCGCGTACCTCCCGGAGCTGTACGAGCCCCGGGTGCGCTGCACGGGCGCGGCGGTGGGCTACAACCTGGCGGGGGTGCTCGGCGGGGCGCTGACGCCGATCGTGGCGACCACGCTGTCGGAGGGCGGTTCGGGCCCGCCGTGGGGGGTGGCGGCCTATCTGACGGTGGTGGCGCTGGTGAGCCTCGGCTGCTTCGCGCTGCTGCCGGAGACGCTGCCGGAGCGGCGCGTCGAGGAGGCGGTCGAGGATTCGGTCGAGTCGGCGCCCGCGTAGCGGGGCGGTGCGGGAACGGCGGCGGCCGGCCCGGGCGGGGATGCCCGGGCCGGCCGTCGCCGTCACGCGTGGAGGGCGCGGGGGGTCACGCCTCGACGCTGTCCTTGCTGTCCTTGCTGCCCGTGCCGTCGTGCTCGGCGGCTTCCAGAGCGGCCTTCTCGGACTGCTTCCGGGAGGCGATCAGGCTGGTGATGGTGGTGACGACCAGCACGCCGCAGATGACGGAGAGGGAGAGCGGGATGGAGATCTCCGGCACGTGCAGGCCCGACTCGTGCATCGCGTGCAGGACCAGCTTCACGCCGATGAAGCCGAGGATCACCGACAGGCCGTAGCTGAGGTGGACCAGCTTCTTGAGCAGGCCGCCGAGGAGGAAGTACAGCTGGCGGAGACCCATCAGGGCGAACGCGTTGGCGGTGAAGACGATGTACGGGTCCTGGGTCAGGCCGAAGATCGCGGGGATCGAGTCCATCGCGAACAGCACGTCGGTCATGCCGATGGCCAGCATGACGACCAGGAGCGGCGTCATGACCTTCTTGCCGGACTGCACGATGAAGAGCTTGGTGCCGTGGTAGCGGTCCGCGACGCCGAACTTCTTCTCGATGGACTTCAGGAGGCGGTTCTCGTCCCAGTCGT
The Streptomyces roseofulvus genome window above contains:
- a CDS encoding MFS transporter, whose product is MPRLAAASLVGTAIEFFDFFVYGTAAALVLGPLFFPTFSPLAGTLAAFGTFAIGFLSRPMGSVLFGHIGDRHGRRPVLFASLLLTGCATVAVGCVPTYESIGVAAPLLLLVLRFLQGLGLGGEWGGAVLLTAEHAPPHRRALWASFPQIGPAVGFLLANGVMLALTAGLSDADFRSWGWRVPFWAAGLLAAAGLLLRSSLAETPQFEELSASGRRANAPLAEVARDHWRLVLLTAGALAVGYAIFYTVSTWALAYGTEKLGVSSTVMLICVMAAVAVKGAATPFLALLGDRWGRRPLCLAGCAGAALWMFPLVALLHTRQPLLMFLGFLGALLAFITMFAVVAAYLPELYEPRVRCTGAAVGYNLAGVLGGALTPIVATTLSEGGSGPPWGVAAYLTVVALVSLGCFALLPETLPERRVEEAVEDSVESAPA
- a CDS encoding TerC/Alx family metal homeostasis membrane protein; translated protein: MDVSMTIWVLTVLGLSALIAIDFFIGRKPHDVSIKEAGIWTVVWIALAVLFGVGVTIWGGGQAGGEFFAGFITEKSLSVDNLFVFILIMAKFSVPTHLQQRVLLVGVLIALVLRAIFIAAGAAIIASFSWVFYLFGAFLIYTAWKLVKEAMADEEEDDWDENRLLKSIEKKFGVADRYHGTKLFIVQSGKKVMTPLLVVMLAIGMTDVLFAMDSIPAIFGLTQDPYIVFTANAFALMGLRQLYFLLGGLLKKLVHLSYGLSVILGFIGVKLVLHAMHESGLHVPEISIPLSLSVICGVLVVTTITSLIASRKQSEKAALEAAEHDGTGSKDSKDSVEA